A region of Pan troglodytes isolate AG18354 chromosome 23, NHGRI_mPanTro3-v2.0_pri, whole genome shotgun sequence DNA encodes the following proteins:
- the PPP6R2 gene encoding serine/threonine-protein phosphatase 6 regulatory subunit 2 isoform X5 has protein sequence MFWKFDLNTTSHVDKLLDKEHVTLQELMDEDDILQECKAQNQKLLDFLCRQQCMEELVSLITQDPPLDMEEKVRFKYPNTACELLTCDVPQISDRLGGDESLLSLLYDFLDHEPPLNPLLASFFSKTIGNLIARKTEQVITFLKKKDKFISLVLKHIGTSALMDLLLRLVSCVEPAGLRQDVLHWLNEEKVIQRLVELIHPSQDEDRQSNASQTLCDIVRLGRDQGSQLQEALEPDPLLTALESRQDCVEQLLKNMFDGDRTESCLVSGTQVLLTLLETRRVGTEGLVDSFSQGLERSYAVSSSVLHGIEPRLKDFHQLLLNPPKKKAILTTIGVLEEPLGNARLHGARLMAALLHTNTPSINQELCRLNTMDLLLDLFFKYTWNNFLHFQVELCIAAILSHAAREERTEASGSESRVEPPHENGNRSLETPQPAASLPDNTMVTHLFQKCCLVQRILEAWEANDHTQAAGGMRRGNMGHLTRIANAVVQNLERGPVQTHISEVIRGLPADCRGRWESFVEETLTETNRRNTVDLVSTHHLHSSSEDEDIEGAFPNELSLQQAFSDYQIQQMTANFVDQFGFNDEEFADQDDNINAPFDRIAEINFNIDADEDSPSAALFEACCSDRIQPFDDDEDEDIWEDSGTRCAARVTARPRFGGPHASESCSKNGPERGGQDGKASLEAHRDAPGAGAPPAPGKKEAPPVEGDSEAGAMWTAVFDEPANSTPTAPGVVRDVGSSVWAAGTSAPEEKGWAKFTDFQPFCCSESGPRCSSPVDTERSHAEGSRSQGPEKAFSPASPCAWNVCVTRKAPLLASDSSSSGGSHSEDGDQKAASAMDAVSRGPGREAPPLPTVARTEEAVGRVGCADSRLLSPACPAPKEVTAAPAVAVPPEATVAITTALSKAGPAIPTPAVSSALAVAVPLGPIMAVTAAPAMVATLGTVTKDGKTDAPPEGAALNGPV, from the exons ATATCCAAACACAGCCTGTGAGCTTCTGACTTGTGATGTGCCGCAGATCAGCGACCGCCTCGGTGGGGACGAGAGCCTGCTGAGCCTCCTGTACGACTTCCTGGACCATGAGCCGCCTCTCAATCCTCTGCTCGCCAGTTTTTTCAGCAAGACCATTGGCAATCTCATTGCAAGAAAAACCGAACAG GTGATTACGTTTTTGAAGAAGAAGGACAAGTTCATCAGCCTGGTGTTGAAGCACATCGGCACCTCAGCGCTTATGGACCTGCTGCTGCGCCTGGTCAGCTGTGTGGAGCCAGCCGGGCTCCGGCAGGACGTCCTGCAC tggCTGAATGAAGAGAAGGTCATCCAGAGGCTTGTGGAGTTGATCCACCCGAGCCAGGATGAAGAT aGGCAGTCAAATGCTTCTCAGACTCTCTGTGACATAGTTAGGCTGGGCAGAGACCAGGGCAGTCAGCTGCAagaggctctggagccagacccgCTCCTCACAGCGCTGGAGTC CAGGCAGGACTGTGTGGAGCAGCTTCTGAAGAACATGTTTGATGGAGACCGGACGGAGAGCTGCCTCGTCAGTGGGACTCAGGTGTTACTCACCTTGCTGGAAACCAGGCGGGTTGG GACAGAGGGCTTGGTGGACTCCTTTTCTCAGGGACTGGAAAGGTCATACGCTGTCAGCAGCAGCGTACTACACGGCATCGAGCCTCGGCTGAAGGACTTCCACCAGCTCCTGCTCAACCCGCCCAAG AAGAAAGCGATCCTGACCACCATTGGTGTGCTGGAGGAGCCCCTGGGGAATGCCCGTCTGCATGGCGCCCGCCTCATGGCAGCACTgctgcacacaaacacacccagcaTCAACCAGGAGCTCTGCCGGCTCAACACTATGGACTTACTGCTG GACTTATTCTTTAAGTACACCTGGAATAACTTTTTGCACTTCCAAGTGGAACTATGCATAGCCGCTATTCTCTCCCACGCTGCCCGTGAGGAGAGGACAGAAGCCAGCGGATCCGAGAGCAGGGTGGAGCCTCCGCATGAGAACGGGAACCGGAGCCTGGAGACTCCCCAGCCGGCCGCCAGCCTCCCTGACAACACAATGGTGACCCAC CTGTTCCAGAAGTGCTGCCTGGTGCAGAGGATCCTGGAGGCCTGGGAAGCCAACGACCACACGCA GGCAGCGGGTGGCATGAGACGTGGGAACATGGGCCACCTCACACGGATCGCCAACGCGGTGGTGCAGAACCTGGAGCGGGGCCCTGTGCAGACGCACATCAGCGAGGTCATCCGAG GGCTCCCTGCGGACTGCCGTGGCCGCTGGGAGAGCTTCGTGGAGGAGACGCTGACGGAGACGAACCGCAGGAACACTGTGGACCTG GTGAGCACTCACCACCTTCACTCCTCAAGTGAGGACGAGGACATTGAGGGTGCTTTCCCTAACGAGCTGTCCCTTCAGCAG gcctTCTCTGACTACCAGATCCAGCAGATGACAGCCAACTTCGTGGATCAGTTTGGCTTCAATGATGAGGAGTTTGCCGACCAGGACGACAACATCAA TGCCCCGTTTGACAGGATCGCAGAGATCAACTTCAACATCGACGCTGACGAAGACAGT CCCAGCGCAGCTCTGTTTGAGGCCTGCTGCAGTGACCGCATCCAGCCCTTTGATGACGACGAGGACGAGGACATCTGGGAGGACAGTGGCACTCGCTGTGCCGCCCGGGTGACGGCCAGACCCAG GTTTGGAGGCCCCCATGCTTCAGAGAGTTGCTCAAAGAATGGCCCAGAGCGTGGAGGCCAGGATGGGAAGGCGAGCTTGGAAGCACACAGAGATGCACCTGGGGCAGGTGCCCCACCGGCCCCTGGGAAGAAGGAAGCCCCCCCTGTGGAGGGTGACTCAGAAG CAGGCGCCATGTGGACGGCAGTGTTTGATGAGCCAGCGAACTCAACACCCACAGCCCCAGGAGTGGTGAGGGACGTGGGTTCCAGTGTGTGGGCAGCTGGCACCTCAGCTCCAGAGGAGAAAGGCTGGGCCAAGTTCACTGACTTCCAACCTTTCTGCTG CTCCGAGTCAGGGCCCAGGTGCAGCTCTCCGGTGGACACAGAACGCAGCCATGCTGAGGGCAGCCGGAGCCAAGGCCCTGAGAAAGCCT TCAGCCCGGCTTCTCCATGTGCCTGGAACGTGTGTGTCACCAGGAAGGCCCCCCTGCTGGCCTCTGACAGTAGCTCCTCTGGGGGCTCCCACAGCGAGGATGGCGACCAGAAGGCAGCGAGTGCCATGGATGCGGTGAGCAGGGGTCCCGGCCGGGAGGCCCCCCCGCTGCCCACAGTGGCCAGGACAGAGGAGGCTGTCGGCAG GGTCGGGTGTGCTGACAGCCGGCTGTTAAGCCCTGCCTGCCCCGCGCCAAAGGAGGTGACTGCTGCCCCAGCCGTGGCTGTGCCCCCCGAGGCTACTGTGGCCATCACCACAGCACTGAGCAAGGCTGGCCCCGCCATACCCACCCCAGCAGTCTCTTCTGCACTGGCCGTGGCGGTCCCCCTAGGGCCCATCATGGCAGTCACAGCAGCCCCAGCCATGGTGGCCACCCTGGGGACAGTGACAAAGGACGG GAAGACAGATGCCCCGCCGGAAGGAGCTGCCTTAAATGGCCCAGTGTGA
- the PPP6R2 gene encoding serine/threonine-protein phosphatase 6 regulatory subunit 2 isoform X1: protein MDFQDLGLVLLRVDLQSSAAVTMFWKFDLNTTSHVDKLLDKEHVTLQELMDEDDILQECKAQNQKLLDFLCRQQCMEELVSLITQDPPLDMEEKVRFKYPNTACELLTCDVPQISDRLGGDESLLSLLYDFLDHEPPLNPLLASFFSKTIGNLIARKTEQVITFLKKKDKFISLVLKHIGTSALMDLLLRLVSCVEPAGLRQDVLHWLNEEKVIQRLVELIHPSQDEDRQSNASQTLCDIVRLGRDQGSQLQEALEPDPLLTALESQDCVEQLLKNMFDGDRTESCLVSGTQVLLTLLETRRVGTEGLVDSFSQGLERSYAVSSSVLHGIEPRLKDFHQLLLNPPKKKAILTTIGVLEEPLGNARLHGARLMAALLHTNTPSINQELCRLNTMDLLLDLFFKYTWNNFLHFQVELCIAAILSHAAREERTEASGSESRVEPPHENGNRSLETPQPAASLPDNTMVTHLFQKCCLVQRILEAWEANDHTQAAGGMRRGNMGHLTRIANAVVQNLERGPVQTHISEVIRGLPADCRGRWESFVEETLTETNRRNTVDLVSTHHLHSSSEDEDIEGAFPNELSLQQAFSDYQIQQMTANFVDQFGFNDEEFADQDDNINAPFDRIAEINFNIDADEDSPSAALFEACCSDRIQPFDDDEDEDIWEDSGTRCAARVTARPRFGGPHASESCSKNGPERGGQDGKASLEAHRDAPGAGAPPAPGKKEAPPVEGDSEGAMWTAVFDEPANSTPTAPGVVRDVGSSVWAAGTSAPEEKGWAKFTDFQPFCCSESGPRCSSPVDTERSHAEGSRSQGPEKASQASYFAVSPASPCAWNVCVTRKAPLLASDSSSSGGSHSEDGDQKAASAMDAVSRGPGREAPPLPTVARTEEAVGRVGCADSRLLSPACPAPKEVTAAPAVAVPPEATVAITTALSKAGPAIPTPAVSSALAVAVPLGPIMAVTAAPAMVATLGTVTKDGKTDAPPEGAALNGPV, encoded by the exons ATATCCAAACACAGCCTGTGAGCTTCTGACTTGTGATGTGCCGCAGATCAGCGACCGCCTCGGTGGGGACGAGAGCCTGCTGAGCCTCCTGTACGACTTCCTGGACCATGAGCCGCCTCTCAATCCTCTGCTCGCCAGTTTTTTCAGCAAGACCATTGGCAATCTCATTGCAAGAAAAACCGAACAG GTGATTACGTTTTTGAAGAAGAAGGACAAGTTCATCAGCCTGGTGTTGAAGCACATCGGCACCTCAGCGCTTATGGACCTGCTGCTGCGCCTGGTCAGCTGTGTGGAGCCAGCCGGGCTCCGGCAGGACGTCCTGCAC tggCTGAATGAAGAGAAGGTCATCCAGAGGCTTGTGGAGTTGATCCACCCGAGCCAGGATGAAGAT aGGCAGTCAAATGCTTCTCAGACTCTCTGTGACATAGTTAGGCTGGGCAGAGACCAGGGCAGTCAGCTGCAagaggctctggagccagacccgCTCCTCACAGCGCTGGAGTC GCAGGACTGTGTGGAGCAGCTTCTGAAGAACATGTTTGATGGAGACCGGACGGAGAGCTGCCTCGTCAGTGGGACTCAGGTGTTACTCACCTTGCTGGAAACCAGGCGGGTTGG GACAGAGGGCTTGGTGGACTCCTTTTCTCAGGGACTGGAAAGGTCATACGCTGTCAGCAGCAGCGTACTACACGGCATCGAGCCTCGGCTGAAGGACTTCCACCAGCTCCTGCTCAACCCGCCCAAG AAGAAAGCGATCCTGACCACCATTGGTGTGCTGGAGGAGCCCCTGGGGAATGCCCGTCTGCATGGCGCCCGCCTCATGGCAGCACTgctgcacacaaacacacccagcaTCAACCAGGAGCTCTGCCGGCTCAACACTATGGACTTACTGCTG GACTTATTCTTTAAGTACACCTGGAATAACTTTTTGCACTTCCAAGTGGAACTATGCATAGCCGCTATTCTCTCCCACGCTGCCCGTGAGGAGAGGACAGAAGCCAGCGGATCCGAGAGCAGGGTGGAGCCTCCGCATGAGAACGGGAACCGGAGCCTGGAGACTCCCCAGCCGGCCGCCAGCCTCCCTGACAACACAATGGTGACCCAC CTGTTCCAGAAGTGCTGCCTGGTGCAGAGGATCCTGGAGGCCTGGGAAGCCAACGACCACACGCA GGCAGCGGGTGGCATGAGACGTGGGAACATGGGCCACCTCACACGGATCGCCAACGCGGTGGTGCAGAACCTGGAGCGGGGCCCTGTGCAGACGCACATCAGCGAGGTCATCCGAG GGCTCCCTGCGGACTGCCGTGGCCGCTGGGAGAGCTTCGTGGAGGAGACGCTGACGGAGACGAACCGCAGGAACACTGTGGACCTG GTGAGCACTCACCACCTTCACTCCTCAAGTGAGGACGAGGACATTGAGGGTGCTTTCCCTAACGAGCTGTCCCTTCAGCAG gcctTCTCTGACTACCAGATCCAGCAGATGACAGCCAACTTCGTGGATCAGTTTGGCTTCAATGATGAGGAGTTTGCCGACCAGGACGACAACATCAA TGCCCCGTTTGACAGGATCGCAGAGATCAACTTCAACATCGACGCTGACGAAGACAGT CCCAGCGCAGCTCTGTTTGAGGCCTGCTGCAGTGACCGCATCCAGCCCTTTGATGACGACGAGGACGAGGACATCTGGGAGGACAGTGGCACTCGCTGTGCCGCCCGGGTGACGGCCAGACCCAG GTTTGGAGGCCCCCATGCTTCAGAGAGTTGCTCAAAGAATGGCCCAGAGCGTGGAGGCCAGGATGGGAAGGCGAGCTTGGAAGCACACAGAGATGCACCTGGGGCAGGTGCCCCACCGGCCCCTGGGAAGAAGGAAGCCCCCCCTGTGGAGGGTGACTCAGAAG GCGCCATGTGGACGGCAGTGTTTGATGAGCCAGCGAACTCAACACCCACAGCCCCAGGAGTGGTGAGGGACGTGGGTTCCAGTGTGTGGGCAGCTGGCACCTCAGCTCCAGAGGAGAAAGGCTGGGCCAAGTTCACTGACTTCCAACCTTTCTGCTG CTCCGAGTCAGGGCCCAGGTGCAGCTCTCCGGTGGACACAGAACGCAGCCATGCTGAGGGCAGCCGGAGCCAAGGCCCTGAGAAAGCCT CACAGGCCTCCTACTTTGCAGTCAGCCCGGCTTCTCCATGTGCCTGGAACGTGTGTGTCACCAGGAAGGCCCCCCTGCTGGCCTCTGACAGTAGCTCCTCTGGGGGCTCCCACAGCGAGGATGGCGACCAGAAGGCAGCGAGTGCCATGGATGCGGTGAGCAGGGGTCCCGGCCGGGAGGCCCCCCCGCTGCCCACAGTGGCCAGGACAGAGGAGGCTGTCGGCAG GGTCGGGTGTGCTGACAGCCGGCTGTTAAGCCCTGCCTGCCCCGCGCCAAAGGAGGTGACTGCTGCCCCAGCCGTGGCTGTGCCCCCCGAGGCTACTGTGGCCATCACCACAGCACTGAGCAAGGCTGGCCCCGCCATACCCACCCCAGCAGTCTCTTCTGCACTGGCCGTGGCGGTCCCCCTAGGGCCCATCATGGCAGTCACAGCAGCCCCAGCCATGGTGGCCACCCTGGGGACAGTGACAAAGGACGG GAAGACAGATGCCCCGCCGGAAGGAGCTGCCTTAAATGGCCCAGTGTGA
- the PPP6R2 gene encoding serine/threonine-protein phosphatase 6 regulatory subunit 2 isoform X3 — translation MFWKFDLNTTSHVDKLLDKEHVTLQELMDEDDILQECKAQNQKLLDFLCRQQCMEELVSLITQDPPLDMEEKVRFKYPNTACELLTCDVPQISDRLGGDESLLSLLYDFLDHEPPLNPLLASFFSKTIGNLIARKTEQVITFLKKKDKFISLVLKHIGTSALMDLLLRLVSCVEPAGLRQDVLHWLNEEKVIQRLVELIHPSQDEDRQSNASQTLCDIVRLGRDQGSQLQEALEPDPLLTALESQDCVEQLLKNMFDGDRTESCLVSGTQVLLTLLETRRVGTEGLVDSFSQGLERSYAVSSSVLHGIEPRLKDFHQLLLNPPKKKAILTTIGVLEEPLGNARLHGARLMAALLHTNTPSINQELCRLNTMDLLLDLFFKYTWNNFLHFQVELCIAAILSHAAREERTEASGSESRVEPPHENGNRSLETPQPAASLPDNTMVTHLFQKCCLVQRILEAWEANDHTQAAGGMRRGNMGHLTRIANAVVQNLERGPVQTHISEVIRGLPADCRGRWESFVEETLTETNRRNTVDLVSTHHLHSSSEDEDIEGAFPNELSLQQAFSDYQIQQMTANFVDQFGFNDEEFADQDDNINAPFDRIAEINFNIDADEDSPSAALFEACCSDRIQPFDDDEDEDIWEDSGTRCAARVTARPRFGGPHASESCSKNGPERGGQDGKASLEAHRDAPGAGAPPAPGKKEAPPVEGDSEAGAMWTAVFDEPANSTPTAPGVVRDVGSSVWAAGTSAPEEKGWAKFTDFQPFCCSESGPRCSSPVDTERSHAEGSRSQGPEKASQASYFAVSPASPCAWNVCVTRKAPLLASDSSSSGGSHSEDGDQKAASAMDAVSRGPGREAPPLPTVARTEEAVGRVGCADSRLLSPACPAPKEVTAAPAVAVPPEATVAITTALSKAGPAIPTPAVSSALAVAVPLGPIMAVTAAPAMVATLGTVTKDGKTDAPPEGAALNGPV, via the exons ATATCCAAACACAGCCTGTGAGCTTCTGACTTGTGATGTGCCGCAGATCAGCGACCGCCTCGGTGGGGACGAGAGCCTGCTGAGCCTCCTGTACGACTTCCTGGACCATGAGCCGCCTCTCAATCCTCTGCTCGCCAGTTTTTTCAGCAAGACCATTGGCAATCTCATTGCAAGAAAAACCGAACAG GTGATTACGTTTTTGAAGAAGAAGGACAAGTTCATCAGCCTGGTGTTGAAGCACATCGGCACCTCAGCGCTTATGGACCTGCTGCTGCGCCTGGTCAGCTGTGTGGAGCCAGCCGGGCTCCGGCAGGACGTCCTGCAC tggCTGAATGAAGAGAAGGTCATCCAGAGGCTTGTGGAGTTGATCCACCCGAGCCAGGATGAAGAT aGGCAGTCAAATGCTTCTCAGACTCTCTGTGACATAGTTAGGCTGGGCAGAGACCAGGGCAGTCAGCTGCAagaggctctggagccagacccgCTCCTCACAGCGCTGGAGTC GCAGGACTGTGTGGAGCAGCTTCTGAAGAACATGTTTGATGGAGACCGGACGGAGAGCTGCCTCGTCAGTGGGACTCAGGTGTTACTCACCTTGCTGGAAACCAGGCGGGTTGG GACAGAGGGCTTGGTGGACTCCTTTTCTCAGGGACTGGAAAGGTCATACGCTGTCAGCAGCAGCGTACTACACGGCATCGAGCCTCGGCTGAAGGACTTCCACCAGCTCCTGCTCAACCCGCCCAAG AAGAAAGCGATCCTGACCACCATTGGTGTGCTGGAGGAGCCCCTGGGGAATGCCCGTCTGCATGGCGCCCGCCTCATGGCAGCACTgctgcacacaaacacacccagcaTCAACCAGGAGCTCTGCCGGCTCAACACTATGGACTTACTGCTG GACTTATTCTTTAAGTACACCTGGAATAACTTTTTGCACTTCCAAGTGGAACTATGCATAGCCGCTATTCTCTCCCACGCTGCCCGTGAGGAGAGGACAGAAGCCAGCGGATCCGAGAGCAGGGTGGAGCCTCCGCATGAGAACGGGAACCGGAGCCTGGAGACTCCCCAGCCGGCCGCCAGCCTCCCTGACAACACAATGGTGACCCAC CTGTTCCAGAAGTGCTGCCTGGTGCAGAGGATCCTGGAGGCCTGGGAAGCCAACGACCACACGCA GGCAGCGGGTGGCATGAGACGTGGGAACATGGGCCACCTCACACGGATCGCCAACGCGGTGGTGCAGAACCTGGAGCGGGGCCCTGTGCAGACGCACATCAGCGAGGTCATCCGAG GGCTCCCTGCGGACTGCCGTGGCCGCTGGGAGAGCTTCGTGGAGGAGACGCTGACGGAGACGAACCGCAGGAACACTGTGGACCTG GTGAGCACTCACCACCTTCACTCCTCAAGTGAGGACGAGGACATTGAGGGTGCTTTCCCTAACGAGCTGTCCCTTCAGCAG gcctTCTCTGACTACCAGATCCAGCAGATGACAGCCAACTTCGTGGATCAGTTTGGCTTCAATGATGAGGAGTTTGCCGACCAGGACGACAACATCAA TGCCCCGTTTGACAGGATCGCAGAGATCAACTTCAACATCGACGCTGACGAAGACAGT CCCAGCGCAGCTCTGTTTGAGGCCTGCTGCAGTGACCGCATCCAGCCCTTTGATGACGACGAGGACGAGGACATCTGGGAGGACAGTGGCACTCGCTGTGCCGCCCGGGTGACGGCCAGACCCAG GTTTGGAGGCCCCCATGCTTCAGAGAGTTGCTCAAAGAATGGCCCAGAGCGTGGAGGCCAGGATGGGAAGGCGAGCTTGGAAGCACACAGAGATGCACCTGGGGCAGGTGCCCCACCGGCCCCTGGGAAGAAGGAAGCCCCCCCTGTGGAGGGTGACTCAGAAG CAGGCGCCATGTGGACGGCAGTGTTTGATGAGCCAGCGAACTCAACACCCACAGCCCCAGGAGTGGTGAGGGACGTGGGTTCCAGTGTGTGGGCAGCTGGCACCTCAGCTCCAGAGGAGAAAGGCTGGGCCAAGTTCACTGACTTCCAACCTTTCTGCTG CTCCGAGTCAGGGCCCAGGTGCAGCTCTCCGGTGGACACAGAACGCAGCCATGCTGAGGGCAGCCGGAGCCAAGGCCCTGAGAAAGCCT CACAGGCCTCCTACTTTGCAGTCAGCCCGGCTTCTCCATGTGCCTGGAACGTGTGTGTCACCAGGAAGGCCCCCCTGCTGGCCTCTGACAGTAGCTCCTCTGGGGGCTCCCACAGCGAGGATGGCGACCAGAAGGCAGCGAGTGCCATGGATGCGGTGAGCAGGGGTCCCGGCCGGGAGGCCCCCCCGCTGCCCACAGTGGCCAGGACAGAGGAGGCTGTCGGCAG GGTCGGGTGTGCTGACAGCCGGCTGTTAAGCCCTGCCTGCCCCGCGCCAAAGGAGGTGACTGCTGCCCCAGCCGTGGCTGTGCCCCCCGAGGCTACTGTGGCCATCACCACAGCACTGAGCAAGGCTGGCCCCGCCATACCCACCCCAGCAGTCTCTTCTGCACTGGCCGTGGCGGTCCCCCTAGGGCCCATCATGGCAGTCACAGCAGCCCCAGCCATGGTGGCCACCCTGGGGACAGTGACAAAGGACGG GAAGACAGATGCCCCGCCGGAAGGAGCTGCCTTAAATGGCCCAGTGTGA
- the PPP6R2 gene encoding serine/threonine-protein phosphatase 6 regulatory subunit 2 isoform X12, with product MFWKFDLNTTSHVDKLLDKEHVTLQELMDEDDILQECKAQNQKLLDFLCRQQCMEELVSLITQDPPLDMEEKVRFKYPNTACELLTCDVPQISDRLGGDESLLSLLYDFLDHEPPLNPLLASFFSKTIGNLIARKTEQVITFLKKKDKFISLVLKHIGTSALMDLLLRLVSCVEPAGLRQDVLHWLNEEKVIQRLVELIHPSQDEDRQSNASQTLCDIVRLGRDQGSQLQEALEPDPLLTALESRQDCVEQLLKNMFDGDRTESCLVSGTQVLLTLLETRRVGTEGLVDSFSQGLERSYAVSSSVLHGIEPRLKDFHQLLLNPPKKKAILTTIGVLEEPLGNARLHGARLMAALLHTNTPSINQELCRLNTMDLLLDLFFKYTWNNFLHFQVELCIAAILSHAAREERTEASGSESRVEPPHENGNRSLETPQPAASLPDNTMVTHLFQKCCLVQRILEAWEANDHTQAAGGMRRGNMGHLTRIANAVVQNLERGPVQTHISEVIRGLPADCRGRWESFVEETLTETNRRNTVDLAFSDYQIQQMTANFVDQFGFNDEEFADQDDNINAPFDRIAEINFNIDADEDSPSAALFEACCSDRIQPFDDDEDEDIWEDSGTRCAARVTARPRFGGPHASESCSKNGPERGGQDGKASLEAHRDAPGAGAPPAPGKKEAPPVEGDSEGAMWTAVFDEPANSTPTAPGVVRDVGSSVWAAGTSAPEEKGWAKFTDFQPFCCSESGPRCSSPVDTERSHAEGSRSQGPEKAFSPASPCAWNVCVTRKAPLLASDSSSSGGSHSEDGDQKAASAMDAVSRGPGREAPPLPTVARTEEAVGRVGCADSRLLSPACPAPKEVTAAPAVAVPPEATVAITTALSKAGPAIPTPAVSSALAVAVPLGPIMAVTAAPAMVATLGTVTKDGKTDAPPEGAALNGPV from the exons ATATCCAAACACAGCCTGTGAGCTTCTGACTTGTGATGTGCCGCAGATCAGCGACCGCCTCGGTGGGGACGAGAGCCTGCTGAGCCTCCTGTACGACTTCCTGGACCATGAGCCGCCTCTCAATCCTCTGCTCGCCAGTTTTTTCAGCAAGACCATTGGCAATCTCATTGCAAGAAAAACCGAACAG GTGATTACGTTTTTGAAGAAGAAGGACAAGTTCATCAGCCTGGTGTTGAAGCACATCGGCACCTCAGCGCTTATGGACCTGCTGCTGCGCCTGGTCAGCTGTGTGGAGCCAGCCGGGCTCCGGCAGGACGTCCTGCAC tggCTGAATGAAGAGAAGGTCATCCAGAGGCTTGTGGAGTTGATCCACCCGAGCCAGGATGAAGAT aGGCAGTCAAATGCTTCTCAGACTCTCTGTGACATAGTTAGGCTGGGCAGAGACCAGGGCAGTCAGCTGCAagaggctctggagccagacccgCTCCTCACAGCGCTGGAGTC CAGGCAGGACTGTGTGGAGCAGCTTCTGAAGAACATGTTTGATGGAGACCGGACGGAGAGCTGCCTCGTCAGTGGGACTCAGGTGTTACTCACCTTGCTGGAAACCAGGCGGGTTGG GACAGAGGGCTTGGTGGACTCCTTTTCTCAGGGACTGGAAAGGTCATACGCTGTCAGCAGCAGCGTACTACACGGCATCGAGCCTCGGCTGAAGGACTTCCACCAGCTCCTGCTCAACCCGCCCAAG AAGAAAGCGATCCTGACCACCATTGGTGTGCTGGAGGAGCCCCTGGGGAATGCCCGTCTGCATGGCGCCCGCCTCATGGCAGCACTgctgcacacaaacacacccagcaTCAACCAGGAGCTCTGCCGGCTCAACACTATGGACTTACTGCTG GACTTATTCTTTAAGTACACCTGGAATAACTTTTTGCACTTCCAAGTGGAACTATGCATAGCCGCTATTCTCTCCCACGCTGCCCGTGAGGAGAGGACAGAAGCCAGCGGATCCGAGAGCAGGGTGGAGCCTCCGCATGAGAACGGGAACCGGAGCCTGGAGACTCCCCAGCCGGCCGCCAGCCTCCCTGACAACACAATGGTGACCCAC CTGTTCCAGAAGTGCTGCCTGGTGCAGAGGATCCTGGAGGCCTGGGAAGCCAACGACCACACGCA GGCAGCGGGTGGCATGAGACGTGGGAACATGGGCCACCTCACACGGATCGCCAACGCGGTGGTGCAGAACCTGGAGCGGGGCCCTGTGCAGACGCACATCAGCGAGGTCATCCGAG GGCTCCCTGCGGACTGCCGTGGCCGCTGGGAGAGCTTCGTGGAGGAGACGCTGACGGAGACGAACCGCAGGAACACTGTGGACCTG gcctTCTCTGACTACCAGATCCAGCAGATGACAGCCAACTTCGTGGATCAGTTTGGCTTCAATGATGAGGAGTTTGCCGACCAGGACGACAACATCAA TGCCCCGTTTGACAGGATCGCAGAGATCAACTTCAACATCGACGCTGACGAAGACAGT CCCAGCGCAGCTCTGTTTGAGGCCTGCTGCAGTGACCGCATCCAGCCCTTTGATGACGACGAGGACGAGGACATCTGGGAGGACAGTGGCACTCGCTGTGCCGCCCGGGTGACGGCCAGACCCAG GTTTGGAGGCCCCCATGCTTCAGAGAGTTGCTCAAAGAATGGCCCAGAGCGTGGAGGCCAGGATGGGAAGGCGAGCTTGGAAGCACACAGAGATGCACCTGGGGCAGGTGCCCCACCGGCCCCTGGGAAGAAGGAAGCCCCCCCTGTGGAGGGTGACTCAGAAG GCGCCATGTGGACGGCAGTGTTTGATGAGCCAGCGAACTCAACACCCACAGCCCCAGGAGTGGTGAGGGACGTGGGTTCCAGTGTGTGGGCAGCTGGCACCTCAGCTCCAGAGGAGAAAGGCTGGGCCAAGTTCACTGACTTCCAACCTTTCTGCTG CTCCGAGTCAGGGCCCAGGTGCAGCTCTCCGGTGGACACAGAACGCAGCCATGCTGAGGGCAGCCGGAGCCAAGGCCCTGAGAAAGCCT TCAGCCCGGCTTCTCCATGTGCCTGGAACGTGTGTGTCACCAGGAAGGCCCCCCTGCTGGCCTCTGACAGTAGCTCCTCTGGGGGCTCCCACAGCGAGGATGGCGACCAGAAGGCAGCGAGTGCCATGGATGCGGTGAGCAGGGGTCCCGGCCGGGAGGCCCCCCCGCTGCCCACAGTGGCCAGGACAGAGGAGGCTGTCGGCAG GGTCGGGTGTGCTGACAGCCGGCTGTTAAGCCCTGCCTGCCCCGCGCCAAAGGAGGTGACTGCTGCCCCAGCCGTGGCTGTGCCCCCCGAGGCTACTGTGGCCATCACCACAGCACTGAGCAAGGCTGGCCCCGCCATACCCACCCCAGCAGTCTCTTCTGCACTGGCCGTGGCGGTCCCCCTAGGGCCCATCATGGCAGTCACAGCAGCCCCAGCCATGGTGGCCACCCTGGGGACAGTGACAAAGGACGG GAAGACAGATGCCCCGCCGGAAGGAGCTGCCTTAAATGGCCCAGTGTGA